The following coding sequences lie in one Streptomyces xiamenensis genomic window:
- a CDS encoding amidohydrolase: MDIAIRSGYVVPVAAEPIDGGTVLIIDGKIAAVGPDAEVTVPEGVTTVDAAGSWVLPGFVEAHGHIGVHEEAEGWAGQDTNEMTDPVGARMRALDAINPADTGFADALAGGVTSAVIKPGSGNPIGGQTVAVKSWGRTVEEMLIREPVSVKSALGENPKRVYGEKKQLPSTRQGVAAVIRDALTKAQDYAAKRAHAQAEGTPFERDNTLEILARVLDGELPWCQHAHRADDIATALRLADEFGYKVVVNHATEGHLIADELARRDVPVITGPLFTTRSKVELRHRTLAGPGIMERAGVKVAITTDHPVVPINFLVHQVTLCVKEGLARETALRTITTHPAEILGLDDRVGSLTPGLDGDVVIWDGDPLDVLSRARRVFIEGREVYTYDEARGAGTVADPYYREATTA; encoded by the coding sequence ATGGATATCGCGATCAGATCCGGATACGTCGTCCCCGTCGCCGCCGAGCCCATCGACGGCGGCACCGTTCTCATCATCGACGGCAAGATCGCCGCCGTGGGCCCCGACGCCGAGGTGACCGTCCCCGAGGGCGTCACCACGGTGGACGCGGCCGGCTCCTGGGTACTTCCCGGCTTCGTCGAGGCGCACGGCCACATCGGCGTCCACGAGGAGGCCGAGGGCTGGGCGGGCCAGGACACCAACGAGATGACCGACCCCGTCGGCGCCCGGATGCGCGCCCTGGACGCCATCAACCCGGCGGACACCGGCTTCGCCGACGCCCTCGCGGGCGGTGTCACCAGCGCCGTGATCAAGCCGGGCTCCGGCAACCCGATAGGCGGTCAGACCGTCGCCGTGAAGTCCTGGGGCCGCACGGTGGAGGAGATGCTGATCCGCGAGCCGGTCAGCGTCAAGAGCGCCCTGGGCGAGAACCCCAAGCGGGTCTACGGCGAGAAGAAGCAACTGCCCTCCACCCGGCAGGGCGTCGCGGCCGTCATCCGGGACGCGCTCACCAAGGCGCAGGACTACGCCGCCAAGCGGGCGCACGCGCAGGCCGAGGGCACCCCCTTCGAGCGCGACAACACGCTGGAGATCCTCGCCCGGGTGCTGGACGGCGAACTGCCGTGGTGCCAGCACGCGCACCGCGCCGACGACATCGCCACCGCGCTGCGGCTGGCCGACGAGTTCGGCTACAAGGTCGTGGTCAACCACGCCACCGAGGGTCATCTCATCGCGGACGAACTCGCCCGCCGCGACGTCCCGGTGATCACCGGGCCGCTGTTCACCACCCGCAGCAAGGTCGAACTGCGGCACCGGACGCTGGCCGGCCCCGGCATCATGGAGCGCGCCGGGGTGAAGGTCGCCATCACCACCGACCACCCCGTGGTGCCGATCAACTTCCTGGTGCACCAGGTGACCCTGTGTGTCAAGGAGGGCCTGGCGCGCGAGACCGCGCTGCGCACCATCACCACCCACCCCGCCGAGATCCTGGGCCTGGACGACCGGGTCGGTTCGCTGACCCCCGGCCTGGACGGCGACGTGGTGATCTGGGACGGCGACCCGCTCGATGTGCTCAGCCGCGCCCGGCGGGTCTTCATCGAGGGCCGCGAGGTCTACACGTACGACGAGGCCAGGGGCGCGGGTACCGTCGCCGACCCGTACTACCGCGAGGCCACGACCGCCTGA
- a CDS encoding alpha/beta fold hydrolase: MESQEIALPLGGGEDALAGIDFGGAGEGPEVLLVHGSGHNAAAWTDVAAHLLPYCGRLVAVDLRGHGRTTLDSTRADQYWRDLGDAVAALGWRRPVLVGHSLGGYAVTAVTAAGLVEPAAVCTVDGLVLDDRPTAARRHAGWRRPSAQQELRTMFHYGWRAGTAERDAHIERAVRDAPTDWLNAGARAGLVRELTARSFSPDDPHGTRWLRRPTVEEMVTLNTPDPADTVYPTIDVYDRVRCPLTVVLATRGFYAHRKEEIVALTAARPDRTLIELDSHHNIPTAHPATLAAIIKAL; encoded by the coding sequence GTGGAGTCACAGGAGATTGCGCTGCCGCTCGGCGGCGGCGAAGACGCGCTGGCCGGGATCGACTTCGGCGGGGCCGGGGAGGGCCCCGAGGTGCTGCTGGTGCACGGCAGCGGCCACAACGCCGCCGCCTGGACCGATGTCGCCGCCCATCTGCTGCCGTACTGCGGCCGGCTGGTCGCCGTCGATCTGCGCGGGCACGGCCGCACCACGCTCGACTCCACCCGCGCCGACCAGTACTGGCGCGACCTCGGCGACGCCGTCGCGGCGCTGGGCTGGCGCCGTCCCGTGCTGGTCGGGCACTCCCTGGGTGGGTACGCCGTCACCGCCGTGACCGCCGCCGGACTGGTCGAACCGGCCGCCGTGTGCACGGTGGACGGCCTGGTCCTGGACGACCGCCCCACCGCGGCCCGCCGCCACGCCGGCTGGCGCCGGCCGTCCGCGCAGCAGGAGTTGCGCACCATGTTCCACTACGGCTGGCGGGCCGGCACGGCCGAGCGCGACGCCCACATCGAGCGGGCCGTGCGCGACGCCCCGACCGACTGGCTGAACGCGGGAGCCAGGGCCGGCCTCGTACGGGAGCTGACGGCCCGCTCGTTCAGCCCGGACGATCCGCACGGCACGCGCTGGCTGCGCCGCCCGACGGTCGAGGAGATGGTCACCCTCAACACCCCGGACCCGGCGGACACCGTCTACCCCACCATCGACGTCTACGACCGGGTGCGCTGCCCGCTCACCGTGGTGCTGGCCACCCGTGGCTTCTACGCCCACCGCAAAGAGGAGATCGTGGCGCTCACCGCCGCCCGGCCCGACCGCACCCTCATCGAACTCGACTCGCACCACAACATTCCCACCGCCCACCCGGCGACCCTCGCCGCGATCATCAAGGCCCTGTGA
- a CDS encoding Vgb family protein, with the protein MHTAIDLFAPGLAGTAPYGITEGPDGALWVTLTGSGEIARFDPATGALDRHPLDSAEAGPMIITPGPDGALWFSRGRDHRVGRITTGGSATSYTLPTPACGPYGITTGPDGALWYAAMNADLVGRITPEGRITEFPLGTTGAAPSALAAGPDGALWCTLNQAGAIARITLDGAVTLHTLPTGAAGPVGITAGPDGALWFAEIAAGRIGRITTGGEITEFPLPDPGAKPHAITADPAGDGCWFTEWGAGRIGHITPGGEFRHHPLPDPASEPHGLAGTADGALWVALETGQLARLRSTHRQNG; encoded by the coding sequence ATGCACACCGCTATCGACCTGTTCGCGCCCGGTCTCGCGGGCACCGCCCCGTACGGCATCACCGAGGGCCCCGACGGCGCGCTGTGGGTGACGCTCACCGGCAGCGGGGAGATCGCCCGCTTCGACCCGGCCACCGGCGCGCTCGACCGCCATCCGCTGGACTCCGCCGAGGCCGGGCCCATGATCATCACCCCGGGGCCCGACGGGGCGCTCTGGTTCAGCCGGGGGCGCGACCACCGCGTCGGCCGGATCACCACCGGTGGCAGTGCCACCTCGTACACCCTGCCCACCCCGGCGTGCGGCCCGTACGGCATCACCACGGGGCCGGACGGAGCGCTGTGGTACGCGGCGATGAACGCGGACCTGGTCGGCCGGATCACCCCCGAGGGGCGGATCACCGAATTCCCGCTGGGCACCACGGGCGCCGCCCCCTCCGCCCTCGCGGCGGGCCCGGACGGCGCGCTGTGGTGCACGCTCAACCAGGCGGGCGCCATCGCCCGGATCACGCTCGACGGCGCGGTCACCCTCCACACCCTGCCCACCGGGGCCGCCGGCCCCGTGGGCATCACGGCCGGGCCCGACGGTGCCCTGTGGTTCGCCGAGATCGCCGCCGGCCGGATCGGGCGGATCACCACCGGCGGGGAGATCACCGAGTTCCCGCTGCCCGATCCCGGCGCCAAGCCGCACGCGATCACCGCCGACCCGGCGGGCGACGGCTGCTGGTTCACGGAGTGGGGGGCCGGGCGGATCGGGCACATCACGCCGGGCGGAGAGTTCCGCCACCATCCGCTGCCGGACCCGGCGTCCGAGCCGCACGGGCTGGCCGGCACCGCAGACGGCGCGCTGTGGGTGGCCCTGGAAACCGGTCAGCTGGCGCGGCTGCGCTCCACCCACAGACAGAACGGGTGA
- a CDS encoding VOC family protein, with the protein MLLRLTATVLEAPDANELAAFYRRLLGWATLQEETGWVRLAPPGGGAGISFSTDPDFVRPVWPAARGDQRMTQHLDIEVDDLAAAGAHARSCGAVPAEYQPQEDVRVYFDPAGHPFCLWVERSRAS; encoded by the coding sequence ATGCTGCTGCGACTGACCGCCACCGTCCTTGAGGCCCCCGACGCCAATGAACTGGCGGCCTTCTACCGCCGGCTGCTCGGCTGGGCCACGCTTCAGGAGGAGACGGGCTGGGTCCGGCTGGCACCCCCGGGCGGCGGCGCGGGCATCTCCTTCAGCACCGACCCGGACTTCGTCCGCCCGGTGTGGCCGGCGGCGCGGGGCGACCAGCGCATGACGCAGCATCTGGACATCGAGGTCGATGACCTGGCCGCCGCGGGGGCGCATGCCCGCTCCTGCGGCGCGGTTCCGGCCGAGTACCAGCCGCAGGAGGATGTCCGGGTCTACTTCGACCCGGCCGGTCACCCGTTCTGTCTGTGGGTGGAGCGCAGCCGCGCCAGCTGA
- a CDS encoding DUF7848 domain-containing protein: MTRAVLQFQAWSVAPDEEPDAEPITFGAQCAVCLRTSSRSTLQQDVADWVRDHAARNPSHHSYRELIQRPLRAWMPHTVNP; this comes from the coding sequence GTGACCCGCGCCGTGCTTCAGTTCCAGGCGTGGAGCGTCGCCCCGGACGAGGAACCGGACGCCGAGCCCATCACCTTCGGTGCGCAGTGCGCGGTGTGCCTGCGCACGTCCTCCCGCTCGACCCTCCAGCAGGACGTGGCGGACTGGGTACGTGACCACGCCGCCCGCAACCCCTCCCACCACAGCTACCGGGAGCTGATCCAGCGTCCGCTGCGTGCCTGGATGCCGCACACCGTCAACCCCTGA
- the def gene encoding peptide deformylase, protein MTGTTVRRITVLGEEILRRECREAGPEFGTPELSRLIEDMYATLAVAEGAGLAANQVGVDLRLFIWDMEDEWGTRHRGHLLNPVLAPLPAARRRLAEEPEGCLSVPGPYMTVARPDLAVVHGRDRDGEPLTVEGHGYFARCLQHESDHLSGRLYVDRLSQRERKRALRAMEEQREGVFARRAAREEAWRAEGRTREGRTHT, encoded by the coding sequence ATGACGGGGACGACGGTGCGCAGGATCACCGTGCTGGGCGAGGAGATCCTGCGCCGCGAGTGCCGGGAGGCCGGCCCTGAGTTCGGCACGCCGGAGCTGAGCCGGCTCATCGAGGACATGTACGCCACACTGGCGGTGGCGGAGGGCGCGGGACTGGCGGCCAATCAGGTCGGGGTGGATCTGCGGCTGTTCATCTGGGACATGGAGGACGAGTGGGGAACCCGCCACCGCGGCCACCTCCTCAACCCCGTGCTCGCCCCGCTGCCGGCCGCGCGGCGGCGGCTCGCCGAGGAGCCGGAGGGGTGCCTGTCGGTACCCGGCCCCTATATGACCGTGGCCAGGCCGGATCTGGCCGTGGTGCACGGCAGGGACCGCGACGGCGAGCCCCTGACGGTGGAGGGGCACGGCTACTTCGCCCGCTGCCTCCAGCACGAGAGCGATCATCTGAGCGGGCGGCTGTACGTGGACCGGCTCTCCCAGCGGGAGCGCAAGCGGGCGCTGCGCGCGATGGAGGAGCAGCGGGAGGGCGTATTCGCGCGCCGGGCGGCCCGGGAGGAGGCATGGCGGGCGGAAGGGCGCACGCGGGAGGGGCGGACGCACACATAA
- a CDS encoding winged helix-turn-helix domain-containing protein, with protein MRTSDNGRDRPASPLPDHPVRIALLDLLAEAGTVTSTEAARRLGYSSGLCSFHLRQLARYRLIEEAPHPGGRARPWRLRWETWDGFPQVVGDAEPGAGPEGEASFSAVLHVTPEERRELTARIRELLAPYRDPRGRPAAAVPVTAALRWDATPDRSSGTHARGGPASRTGDAG; from the coding sequence GTGCGCACCAGTGACAACGGCCGGGATCGCCCCGCCTCCCCGCTCCCCGACCACCCCGTTCGGATCGCCCTGCTCGACCTGCTCGCCGAAGCCGGCACCGTCACCTCCACCGAGGCCGCGCGGCGGCTCGGGTACAGCTCCGGCCTGTGCTCGTTCCACCTGCGGCAACTCGCCCGCTACCGGCTCATCGAGGAGGCGCCGCACCCGGGCGGGCGGGCCAGGCCCTGGCGGCTGCGCTGGGAGACGTGGGACGGATTCCCCCAGGTGGTGGGGGACGCGGAACCCGGCGCCGGCCCGGAAGGCGAGGCGTCGTTCAGCGCCGTGCTCCACGTGACGCCCGAGGAGCGCCGGGAGCTCACCGCCCGGATACGTGAACTGCTCGCCCCCTACCGGGACCCGCGCGGCCGCCCGGCCGCCGCCGTCCCCGTCACCGCCGCCCTGCGCTGGGACGCTACGCCGGATCGCTCCAGTGGTACACATGCTCGGGGCGGCCCTGCGTCCCGTACCGGGGATGCCGGGTGA
- a CDS encoding response regulator, which translates to MISTLVVEDDPRIADAHAQFVGRVPGFAVAGTVHRGSEALDFAERHPVDLVLLDFYLPDMTGLDVCRGLRAHGQLADIIAVTSARDVQIVRSALAYGVVQYLLKPFTFAAFRDKLERYAEYRRQLVGHGRTTAQQDLDRAFGALRGSVGGPLPKGMSNQTLSSVVDALREHAPRGLTASETADRLGMARVTTRRYLEHLADQGLVTRHPRYGTQGRPEHVYHWSDPA; encoded by the coding sequence ATGATCAGCACCCTCGTCGTCGAGGACGACCCCCGTATCGCGGACGCGCACGCCCAGTTCGTGGGGCGGGTGCCGGGATTCGCGGTGGCCGGGACGGTCCACCGGGGTTCGGAGGCGCTGGACTTCGCGGAGCGGCATCCGGTGGATCTGGTGCTGCTGGACTTCTATCTGCCGGACATGACGGGCCTGGACGTGTGCCGGGGGCTGCGGGCCCACGGGCAGCTGGCGGACATCATCGCGGTGACCTCGGCCCGGGACGTGCAGATCGTGCGCTCGGCGCTGGCGTACGGGGTGGTGCAGTACCTGCTGAAGCCGTTCACGTTCGCCGCCTTCCGCGACAAGCTGGAGCGGTACGCGGAGTACCGGCGGCAGTTGGTGGGGCACGGGCGCACCACGGCGCAGCAGGATCTGGACCGGGCGTTCGGCGCGCTGCGCGGCTCGGTGGGCGGGCCGCTGCCCAAGGGGATGAGCAATCAGACGCTGTCCTCGGTGGTGGACGCGCTGCGCGAGCACGCGCCACGCGGGCTGACCGCGTCCGAGACGGCGGACCGGCTGGGCATGGCGCGGGTGACGACGCGGCGCTATCTGGAGCATCTGGCGGACCAGGGCCTGGTCACCCGGCATCCCCGGTACGGGACGCAGGGCCGCCCCGAGCATGTGTACCACTGGAGCGATCCGGCGTAG
- a CDS encoding sensor histidine kinase yields MSLARQLFALQIVLLLLLVVTSAALVFLQVRNDNRKDTEHQVMTLASGLAELPEVRRAVTGDDPSAVLQPLAESVRRSTDTDFIVFMAPDRTRYSHTYPELIGERFIGSIDRALAGEPFTESYEGMLGPSIRAVVPITDDRGEVSALLSIGVLQKKIGAELSRRLTPVIPISVGALMLAGAGSWLISRRLDRQTLGLGAEEITRLYEHHDAVLRTVREGLLIVSPRGKLILVNDHARQLLGLPADAEGRPVQELGLSSPVGPLLTSGAPVSDRLCVYGDRVLVLNQERIEKNGRRLGTVTTLRDHTELEVLAGELDSARGFAEALRSQAHESANRLHTVVTMIELGRPERAVEFATVELASAQALADRLTDEVQEPALAALLLGKAAQAAEKGVELEITDDTAVTEAGIAPRDLVTLVGNLVDNAIEAALAAPPPRRVTVTARTEADSLLVRVCDSGAGLDGEALESMFTRGWTTKTASGARGQGLGLALVRQVIDRYGGDVEVSGHAGAVFTVRLYRGTTSS; encoded by the coding sequence ATGAGTCTGGCGCGACAGCTCTTCGCACTACAGATCGTGCTGCTCCTGCTGCTGGTGGTCACCAGCGCCGCCCTCGTCTTCCTCCAGGTGCGCAACGACAACCGCAAGGACACCGAGCACCAGGTCATGACACTGGCCTCCGGCCTCGCCGAGCTGCCCGAGGTCCGGCGGGCGGTGACCGGGGACGATCCGTCCGCCGTGCTCCAGCCGCTGGCCGAGTCGGTACGGCGCTCGACCGACACCGACTTCATCGTGTTCATGGCGCCCGACCGCACCCGGTACTCCCACACCTACCCGGAGCTGATCGGCGAGCGCTTCATCGGCTCCATCGACCGCGCCCTGGCGGGCGAGCCCTTCACGGAGAGCTACGAGGGGATGCTGGGGCCGTCCATCCGGGCCGTGGTCCCCATCACGGACGACCGGGGCGAGGTCAGCGCGCTGCTGTCCATCGGGGTCCTGCAGAAGAAGATCGGCGCCGAGCTGAGCCGGCGCCTCACCCCCGTGATCCCCATCTCGGTGGGCGCCCTGATGCTGGCGGGAGCCGGGTCCTGGCTGATCAGCCGGCGGCTCGACCGCCAGACGCTGGGCCTGGGCGCCGAGGAGATCACCAGGCTGTACGAGCATCACGACGCGGTCCTGCGCACCGTGCGCGAGGGCCTGCTGATCGTCTCCCCGCGCGGGAAGCTGATCCTGGTCAACGACCACGCCCGGCAGTTGCTGGGCCTGCCGGCCGACGCCGAGGGGCGGCCGGTGCAGGAGCTGGGCCTGTCCTCCCCCGTCGGGCCGCTGCTCACCTCGGGGGCCCCGGTGAGCGACCGGCTGTGCGTGTACGGCGACCGGGTGCTGGTGCTCAACCAGGAGCGGATCGAGAAGAACGGCCGCCGGCTGGGCACCGTGACCACGCTGCGCGACCACACCGAACTGGAGGTGCTGGCCGGTGAGCTGGACTCGGCGCGCGGCTTCGCCGAGGCGCTGCGCTCCCAGGCGCACGAGTCGGCGAACCGGCTGCACACCGTGGTCACCATGATCGAGCTGGGCCGGCCGGAGCGGGCGGTGGAGTTCGCCACTGTGGAGCTGGCCTCGGCGCAGGCGCTCGCCGACCGGCTCACCGACGAGGTCCAGGAGCCGGCGCTGGCCGCGCTGCTGCTGGGCAAGGCGGCGCAGGCGGCGGAGAAGGGCGTCGAGCTGGAGATCACCGACGACACGGCCGTCACCGAGGCCGGGATCGCGCCGCGCGATCTGGTGACGCTGGTCGGCAATCTCGTGGACAACGCCATCGAGGCGGCGCTGGCCGCCCCGCCGCCGCGCCGGGTCACCGTGACCGCGCGCACCGAGGCGGACTCCCTGCTGGTGCGGGTCTGCGATTCGGGCGCCGGGCTCGACGGGGAGGCGCTGGAGTCCATGTTCACCCGCGGCTGGACCACCAAGACCGCCAGCGGGGCGCGCGGGCAGGGCCTGGGTCTTGCGCTGGTGCGCCAGGTCATCGACCGGTACGGCGGGGACGTCGAGGTCAGCGGTCACGCCGGGGCGGTCTTCACCGTACGTCTGTATCGAGGAACCACATCATCATGA
- a CDS encoding SLC13 family permease produces the protein MTASSEIRTPVGEKTPDQGVPRGVWIGRFLGPVLALLTYALLAGDATLPTPARTTAAVVVLVAVWWMTEALPLPATSLIPIVAFPLLGVLEIGEATAPFAHPTVFLYMGGFIIALAMQKWNLHKRIALLTMRAIGTQPSRLILGVMVATAFISMWVNNTATAMMMLPIGTSVLAMVMAQDGGADEQTAKDRANFATALMLSIAYSASIGGLATLVGSLPNLIMKGFVEQTYGVTIGFVDWMKLALPITVLFLIFTWVYLTRIAFRVKLSNVAGGRDAVREELAKLGPMSRGEWSVLAVFSCTVALWLFRDQLTDWTALTDVLPFVAHLTDEGIAITAAVVLFLVPVDIRAGEHAIDWRRVQEGIPWGVLLLFGGGLSLALAVQETGLSAYIGDQMNGLKALPTLLLVGAVCGIILLITEFTSNTATASTFLPVIGGVAVSIGLDPLLLLVPAALACTCSFMLPVGTPPNAIVFGSGYITIPQMVRAGIWLNIFGVLMITGMIMVVGPWALGIQL, from the coding sequence ATGACGGCTTCCAGTGAGATCCGGACACCGGTGGGGGAAAAGACCCCCGACCAGGGCGTCCCGCGCGGGGTGTGGATCGGGCGCTTCCTCGGGCCGGTGCTGGCCCTGCTGACCTACGCGTTGCTGGCGGGCGACGCGACACTGCCCACCCCGGCCCGCACCACCGCCGCCGTCGTGGTCCTGGTGGCGGTGTGGTGGATGACCGAGGCGCTGCCGCTGCCGGCCACCTCCCTGATCCCGATCGTGGCGTTCCCGCTCCTGGGAGTGCTGGAGATCGGCGAGGCCACCGCGCCGTTCGCCCATCCCACGGTCTTCCTCTACATGGGTGGCTTCATCATCGCGCTGGCGATGCAGAAGTGGAATCTGCACAAACGCATCGCGCTGCTGACCATGCGGGCGATCGGCACCCAGCCGTCCCGGCTGATCCTCGGCGTGATGGTGGCCACCGCGTTCATCAGCATGTGGGTCAACAACACCGCCACCGCGATGATGATGCTGCCGATCGGCACCAGTGTGCTGGCCATGGTGATGGCGCAGGACGGGGGCGCCGACGAGCAGACCGCGAAGGACCGTGCCAACTTCGCCACCGCGCTGATGCTCTCGATCGCCTACTCGGCCTCCATCGGTGGGCTCGCCACCCTCGTGGGCAGCCTGCCGAACCTGATCATGAAGGGGTTCGTCGAGCAGACCTACGGCGTCACGATCGGCTTCGTCGACTGGATGAAGCTGGCGCTGCCGATCACGGTGCTGTTCCTGATCTTCACCTGGGTCTATCTGACCCGCATCGCGTTCCGGGTGAAGCTGTCCAATGTGGCCGGTGGCCGGGACGCGGTCCGCGAGGAGCTGGCGAAGCTCGGCCCGATGTCGCGCGGCGAGTGGTCGGTGCTGGCGGTCTTCAGCTGCACGGTGGCGCTGTGGCTCTTCCGGGACCAGCTGACGGACTGGACCGCGCTCACCGATGTGCTGCCGTTCGTGGCGCATCTGACGGACGAGGGCATCGCGATCACCGCCGCGGTGGTCCTGTTCCTGGTCCCGGTCGACATCCGCGCGGGCGAGCACGCCATCGACTGGCGCCGGGTGCAGGAAGGCATCCCGTGGGGGGTGCTGCTGCTGTTCGGCGGCGGCCTGTCGCTGGCGCTGGCGGTGCAGGAGACCGGGCTCAGCGCGTACATCGGTGACCAGATGAACGGTCTGAAGGCGCTTCCCACCCTGCTGCTGGTGGGCGCGGTGTGCGGCATCATCCTGCTGATCACCGAGTTCACCAGCAACACGGCCACCGCCTCCACCTTCCTGCCGGTGATCGGCGGGGTGGCGGTCTCCATCGGCCTCGATCCGCTGCTGCTGCTCGTTCCCGCCGCGCTGGCCTGCACCTGCAGCTTCATGCTGCCGGTGGGCACCCCGCCCAACGCCATCGTCTTCGGCTCCGGCTACATCACCATTCCGCAGATGGTCCGGGCCGGGATCTGGCTCAACATCTTCGGGGTGCTGATGATCACCGGGATGATCATGGTCGTCGGCCCCTGGGCCCTGGGCATCCAGCTCTGA
- the glgB gene encoding 1,4-alpha-glucan branching enzyme, producing the protein MERDRLLTGAHHDPHAVLGAHTAPGGVVIRVLRPAARAVTVVAAGVRTALKDTGDGLFEVVLPLPEPPRYRLLIAPAAGGPPRESEDPYRFLPALGELDLHLIAEGRHERLWEALGARVMTHQGVRGTRFTVWAPHARGVRVAGDFNDWDGTGHPLRSLGASGVWELFVPSVRAGARYKFDICRPDGSHTLRADPMARRTECPPANASVVHESRYRWGDERWMARRAGHAAPSAPMSVYELHLGSWRPGLNARELAEQLPAYVRDLGFTHVELMPPAEHPYGPSWGYQVTGFYAPTARLGSPEDFKHLVDALHRAGIGVLMDWVPAHFPKDDWALACFDGAPCYEHPDPARAEHPDWGTLEFDYGRREVRNFLVANALYWCEEYHLDGLRVDAVASMLYLDYSRAEGEWTPNEHGGRENPDAVAFLQEMNAAVYRRCPGVVTIAEESTAWDGVTRATDRIGESGFGGLGFGFKWNMGWMHDSLVYLSRDPVHRAYHHHEITFSMVYAYAENYVLPISHDEVVHGKRALVNKMPGDWWQRRANHRAYLGFMWAHPGKQLLFMGQEFAQGAEWSEAEGPQWWTLDPGYAAAGDHGGVRDLVRELNTVYRATPALWERDTEPSGFAWIEAGAAVDNVVAHLRFAADGSPLISVSNFSAVVREGYRLGVPGHIPAWSEVLNTDERRYGGGGVVNSEPVKAEALPWHGRESSIALTLPPLATLWLRPTS; encoded by the coding sequence GTGGAACGAGACCGCCTGCTGACGGGCGCGCACCATGATCCGCACGCCGTGCTGGGGGCGCACACGGCGCCCGGTGGGGTGGTGATCCGCGTACTACGCCCGGCGGCACGCGCGGTGACGGTGGTGGCGGCCGGCGTGCGGACCGCGCTGAAGGACACCGGCGACGGCCTGTTCGAGGTGGTGCTGCCGCTGCCCGAGCCGCCCCGCTACCGGCTGCTGATCGCCCCGGCCGCCGGGGGACCGCCCCGGGAGTCGGAGGATCCGTACCGCTTTCTGCCCGCGCTCGGCGAGCTGGATCTGCACCTGATCGCCGAGGGCCGCCACGAGCGGCTGTGGGAGGCGCTGGGTGCCCGGGTGATGACGCATCAGGGGGTGCGCGGGACCCGGTTCACGGTGTGGGCACCGCACGCCCGCGGGGTGCGGGTGGCCGGGGACTTCAACGACTGGGACGGCACCGGACATCCGCTGCGTTCGCTGGGCGCGAGCGGCGTGTGGGAGTTGTTCGTGCCCAGCGTGCGCGCCGGAGCGCGCTACAAGTTCGACATCTGCCGCCCCGACGGCAGCCACACCCTGCGCGCCGACCCGATGGCACGGCGCACCGAGTGCCCGCCCGCCAACGCCTCGGTGGTGCACGAGAGCCGCTACCGGTGGGGCGACGAGCGGTGGATGGCGCGGCGCGCCGGGCACGCCGCGCCCAGCGCGCCGATGTCCGTCTACGAACTCCACCTCGGCTCCTGGCGCCCCGGGCTGAACGCGCGGGAACTGGCCGAGCAGCTGCCCGCGTACGTACGGGACCTGGGCTTCACGCACGTGGAACTCATGCCGCCCGCCGAGCACCCCTACGGCCCCTCCTGGGGCTACCAGGTGACGGGCTTCTACGCGCCCACCGCCCGGCTGGGCTCGCCCGAAGACTTCAAACACCTGGTGGACGCGCTGCACCGGGCAGGCATCGGGGTGCTGATGGACTGGGTGCCGGCGCACTTCCCCAAGGACGACTGGGCGCTGGCGTGCTTCGACGGCGCTCCGTGCTACGAGCACCCGGACCCGGCGCGGGCCGAGCATCCGGACTGGGGGACGCTGGAGTTCGACTACGGGCGGCGCGAGGTGCGCAACTTCCTGGTGGCCAACGCCCTGTACTGGTGCGAGGAGTACCACCTGGACGGGCTGCGGGTCGACGCGGTGGCCTCCATGCTCTACCTGGACTATTCGCGCGCGGAGGGCGAGTGGACCCCCAATGAGCACGGTGGCCGGGAGAACCCGGACGCGGTCGCCTTCCTCCAGGAGATGAACGCCGCCGTGTACCGCCGGTGCCCCGGGGTGGTGACCATCGCCGAGGAGTCCACCGCCTGGGACGGGGTGACCCGGGCCACCGACCGGATCGGCGAGTCCGGATTCGGCGGCCTGGGCTTCGGCTTCAAGTGGAACATGGGCTGGATGCACGACTCGCTGGTCTACCTGTCCAGGGATCCGGTGCATCGCGCGTACCACCACCACGAGATCACCTTCTCGATGGTCTACGCCTACGCCGAGAACTACGTACTGCCGATCTCCCACGACGAGGTGGTGCACGGCAAGCGCGCACTGGTCAACAAGATGCCGGGCGACTGGTGGCAGCGGCGGGCCAACCACCGCGCGTACCTGGGCTTCATGTGGGCCCACCCCGGCAAACAGCTGCTGTTCATGGGGCAGGAGTTCGCGCAGGGCGCGGAGTGGTCGGAGGCGGAGGGCCCGCAGTGGTGGACGCTCGATCCCGGCTACGCGGCGGCCGGGGACCACGGCGGGGTGCGGGATCTGGTGCGCGAGCTGAACACGGTGTACCGGGCGACGCCCGCGCTGTGGGAGCGGGACACCGAGCCGTCGGGGTTCGCGTGGATCGAGGCGGGCGCGGCGGTGGACAACGTGGTGGCGCACCTGCGGTTCGCGGCCGACGGCAGCCCGCTGATCTCGGTGAGCAACTTCTCCGCCGTGGTGCGCGAGGGCTACCGGCTGGGGGTGCCGGGGCACATTCCGGCCTGGTCGGAGGTGCTCAACACGGACGAGCGCCGGTACGGGGGCGGCGGGGTGGTCAACAGCGAGCCGGTGAAGGCGGAGGCGCTGCCGTGGCACGGCCGGGAGAGCAGCATCGCGCTCACGCTGCCGCCGCTGGCCACCCTCTGGCTGCGGCCGACTTCCTGA